Proteins encoded in a region of the Streptomyces violaceoruber genome:
- a CDS encoding NAD(P)/FAD-dependent oxidoreductase, with protein sequence MSARHDLVIVGGGPAGLATALHAARAGLDTVVVEPRPAPVDKACGEGLMPGAVRSLAALGLAVPGVPVSGIRYVQGARGVQAAFRHGPGMGVRRTDLHGVLHRAVLAAGVPVLPLRVAEVRQDRAGVSVPGMGLRSRWLVGADGLHSRVRRSLGLEVRTRGAPRYGLRRHYAVAPWSPYVEVHWGSDAEAYVTPIGPRLVGIAVLTTRRASFTSHLEGFPALAARLPPDRAVTSVRGAGPLRQRARTRAHGRVLFVGDAAGYVDALTGEGVALALVGAEALVANLRRGTPGRYEADWRRATRRHRLLTELLLRARLQPALAPRIMPTAARLPRVFSAAVNALA encoded by the coding sequence GTGAGTGCCCGCCACGACCTGGTGATCGTCGGGGGCGGGCCCGCCGGTCTCGCCACCGCCCTGCACGCGGCGCGCGCCGGTCTCGACACGGTCGTCGTCGAGCCCCGCCCGGCGCCGGTCGACAAGGCATGCGGCGAGGGGCTGATGCCCGGCGCGGTCCGCTCGCTCGCCGCGCTCGGCCTGGCGGTCCCCGGCGTCCCCGTCAGCGGCATCCGTTACGTCCAGGGCGCCCGCGGGGTCCAGGCCGCGTTCCGCCACGGCCCCGGCATGGGCGTGCGCCGCACCGACCTGCACGGCGTGCTGCACCGCGCCGTGCTGGCGGCCGGGGTGCCGGTGCTGCCGCTGCGCGTGGCAGAGGTGCGGCAGGACCGTGCGGGCGTGAGCGTGCCCGGCATGGGGCTGCGCTCCCGGTGGCTGGTCGGGGCGGACGGCTTGCACTCACGTGTGCGGCGCTCCCTCGGCCTGGAGGTGCGAACCCGTGGCGCGCCCCGCTACGGGCTGCGCCGGCACTATGCGGTGGCGCCCTGGTCGCCGTACGTCGAAGTGCACTGGGGCAGCGACGCGGAGGCGTACGTCACCCCGATCGGCCCCCGGCTCGTCGGGATCGCCGTGCTGACCACCCGGCGCGCCTCCTTCACCAGCCACCTGGAGGGCTTTCCCGCTCTGGCGGCCCGCCTGCCGCCGGACCGGGCGGTCACCTCGGTGCGGGGCGCGGGACCCCTGCGGCAGCGGGCCCGCACCCGGGCCCACGGCAGGGTCCTGTTCGTCGGCGACGCCGCCGGATACGTCGACGCCCTGACCGGTGAGGGCGTCGCCCTCGCCCTCGTCGGCGCCGAAGCCCTGGTCGCCAACCTGCGCCGGGGCACACCCGGCCGCTACGAGGCCGACTGGCGCAGGGCGACCCGCAGGCACCGGCTGCTGACCGAACTCCTGCTGCGAGCCCGCCTGCAGCCCGCGCTCGCCCCCCGCATCATGCCCACCGCCGCTCGTCTGCCCCGCGTGTTCTCGGCCGCGGTGAACGCGCTGGCCTGA
- a CDS encoding helix-turn-helix domain-containing protein translates to MAIRPAGVLAEAVAADGSGAVREAVAAAAHAAGRSAGGEDLTAALRGCGYEPATTAGGSIDLRNCPFHRLAREHTELVCWLNLHLVRGVLEAGGHQPGRAVLAPRPGRCCVVVGPPSRSSKRPPDVRAGAVGSPSEVSR, encoded by the coding sequence GTGGCGATCCGGCCGGCCGGCGTGCTGGCCGAGGCCGTCGCCGCGGACGGCTCCGGGGCGGTGCGGGAGGCCGTGGCCGCCGCCGCGCACGCGGCGGGCAGGTCGGCCGGTGGCGAGGACCTGACGGCGGCGCTGCGCGGCTGCGGCTACGAGCCCGCGACGACGGCCGGGGGAAGCATCGACCTGCGCAACTGCCCCTTCCACCGGCTCGCCCGCGAGCACACGGAACTGGTGTGCTGGCTGAACCTGCACCTGGTACGGGGCGTGCTCGAGGCCGGCGGACACCAGCCCGGACGCGCGGTGCTCGCACCCCGCCCCGGCCGCTGCTGCGTGGTCGTCGGCCCGCCGAGCAGGAGTTCGAAGCGGCCGCCCGACGTCCGCGCGGGGGCGGTCGGTAGCCCCTCGGAGGTGAGTCGATGA
- a CDS encoding HD domain-containing protein has product MSLDALPVPGSPASAAALDVATAYLPPALLNHSLRAYVWAAARGTADGLTFDPELLYVAALHHDIGLVPAFDSHTVAFEEASGHVARVFAAGAGWPAERRERLADVIVRHMAPQVDAATDPEGHLLARATATEITGKGADDYPPCFRDEVLARYPRLDLTERFLACFQAQAARKPGSSAGGAVRSGLADRMAANPLGP; this is encoded by the coding sequence ATGTCGCTCGACGCCCTGCCCGTGCCCGGCAGCCCGGCATCGGCCGCCGCCCTGGACGTCGCGACCGCCTACCTTCCGCCCGCGCTGCTCAACCACTCGCTGCGCGCCTACGTGTGGGCGGCCGCCCGCGGCACGGCGGACGGCCTCACGTTCGACCCGGAACTCCTCTACGTCGCCGCGCTCCACCACGACATCGGGCTGGTCCCGGCGTTCGACAGCCACACCGTCGCGTTCGAGGAGGCGAGCGGCCACGTCGCCCGCGTCTTCGCGGCGGGCGCCGGATGGCCGGCGGAGCGCCGCGAGCGCCTGGCGGACGTGATCGTCCGTCACATGGCGCCGCAGGTGGATGCCGCCACGGACCCCGAAGGACACCTGCTGGCCCGCGCCACCGCGACCGAGATCACCGGCAAGGGCGCGGACGACTACCCGCCCTGCTTCCGCGACGAGGTGCTGGCACGCTACCCCAGGCTGGACCTCACCGAGCGGTTCCTGGCGTGCTTCCAGGCCCAGGCCGCGCGCAAACCCGGAAGTTCCGCGGGCGGTGCGGTGCGGTCCGGGCTCGCCGACCGGATGGCGGCCAACCCGCTCGGCCCCTGA
- a CDS encoding NADP-dependent oxidoreductase produces the protein MQAVSVHDRDAGAEGLALTDMPYPHAAENDVVVRVHAAGFTRGELTWPGTWTDRAGRDRTPSVPGHELSGVVEELGYGTTGLTVGQRVFGLADWTRNGSLAEYTAVEARNLAPLPADVDHTVAAALPVSGLTAWQGLFDHGRLTTGQTVVVHGAAGSVGSIAVQLAREAGARVIATGRAADRDTALGLGAEAFLDLQSDRLEDAGEADVVFDVIGGEILDRSAALVRPGGTLVTIAAPPVVRPENGRAVFFVVEPDRVRLADLAQRVRDGRLRVSVAEVRPLAEAPAAFASGRGRHGRTIIRVVTGGPDEAAGLR, from the coding sequence ATGCAAGCCGTCTCCGTCCATGACCGTGACGCGGGCGCCGAAGGGCTCGCCCTGACGGACATGCCCTATCCGCACGCTGCCGAGAACGACGTCGTCGTGCGTGTGCATGCCGCCGGTTTCACCCGCGGGGAACTCACCTGGCCGGGTACGTGGACCGACCGTGCCGGACGCGACCGCACACCGAGTGTGCCCGGGCACGAGCTGTCGGGCGTGGTCGAGGAACTGGGGTACGGCACCACCGGCCTCACCGTCGGCCAGCGGGTGTTCGGCCTGGCCGACTGGACGCGCAACGGTTCGCTGGCCGAGTACACCGCGGTGGAGGCACGCAACCTGGCCCCGCTTCCCGCCGACGTCGACCACACCGTGGCCGCCGCGCTGCCCGTCTCGGGGCTCACCGCGTGGCAGGGGCTGTTCGACCACGGACGGCTCACGACGGGGCAGACGGTCGTGGTCCACGGCGCTGCCGGCAGCGTCGGTTCGATCGCGGTCCAACTCGCCCGCGAGGCGGGTGCCCGGGTGATCGCCACCGGTCGTGCCGCCGACCGGGACACCGCTCTCGGGCTGGGCGCCGAGGCCTTCCTGGACCTCCAGTCGGACCGGCTGGAGGACGCGGGAGAGGCCGACGTCGTGTTCGACGTCATCGGCGGCGAGATCCTGGACCGCTCGGCCGCCCTGGTACGTCCCGGCGGAACCCTCGTCACCATCGCCGCGCCCCCCGTCGTCAGGCCGGAGAACGGGCGTGCGGTCTTCTTCGTCGTCGAACCCGACCGGGTCAGGCTCGCCGACCTCGCGCAGCGGGTGAGGGACGGGCGGCTCAGGGTGTCCGTCGCGGAGGTGCGCCCGCTCGCCGAGGCACCCGCCGCCTTCGCGTCCGGCCGGGGCAGGCACGGCAGGACGATCATCCGCGTCGTGACCGGGGGACCCGACGAGGCGGCGGGCCTCCGGTGA
- a CDS encoding hypervirulence associated TUDOR domain-containing protein: MADDFSVGDHVRWNSEAGYVEGVVVKKHTRDVEFKGRTRHCSADDPQYEIRSDKTDHVAMHKGGALKKA, encoded by the coding sequence ATGGCGGACGATTTTTCCGTGGGAGACCACGTGCGCTGGAACTCCGAGGCCGGGTACGTCGAGGGCGTCGTCGTCAAGAAGCACACCCGCGACGTGGAATTCAAGGGCCGTACCCGTCACTGCTCGGCGGACGACCCGCAGTACGAGATCAGGAGCGACAAGACCGACCATGTCGCCATGCACAAGGGCGGAGCGCTGAAGAAGGCGTAG
- a CDS encoding DUF488 domain-containing protein → MSRVHTIGHSTRAFDEVLDMLRGHDITCLVDVRSYPSSRKHPQWNQSAVVENLPPDIEYRWISRLGGRRHTPKGVPSENGAWRVKAFRDYADYMAGDEFAEGLDELIGLARHERPAIMCSEAVPWRCHRRLITDALLVAGVEVVHIMSRTATKPAVLNEHARVRDGHLTYPPPDAELP, encoded by the coding sequence GTGAGCCGGGTCCACACGATCGGGCATTCGACGCGTGCCTTCGACGAGGTGCTGGACATGCTGCGCGGCCATGACATCACCTGCCTGGTCGACGTGCGCTCGTACCCGTCGTCGAGAAAACATCCCCAGTGGAATCAGTCCGCTGTCGTGGAGAATCTGCCGCCCGACATCGAGTACCGCTGGATCTCCCGGCTCGGCGGTCGGCGACACACCCCCAAAGGGGTCCCCAGTGAAAACGGTGCGTGGCGCGTAAAGGCGTTCCGCGACTACGCCGACTACATGGCGGGGGACGAATTCGCGGAGGGCCTGGACGAGCTGATCGGGCTGGCGCGGCACGAGCGGCCCGCGATCATGTGCAGCGAGGCGGTGCCGTGGCGCTGCCACCGCCGGCTGATCACTGACGCGCTGCTGGTCGCCGGGGTGGAGGTCGTGCACATCATGTCGCGGACGGCCACGAAGCCGGCGGTCCTGAACGAGCACGCACGGGTCCGCGACGGCCACCTCACCTACCCACCGCCCGACGCGGAGCTGCCGTGA
- a CDS encoding MGMT family protein produces the protein MTVVDEVRDAVCSIPAGAVASYGDVGQRVGVGARQVGRAMSLLDENVPWWRVVYTDGTPPSCHGGRAPVLLRDEGTPMRGARVDMTRARHHWTP, from the coding sequence GTGACTGTCGTCGACGAGGTCCGGGACGCGGTGTGCTCGATCCCCGCGGGTGCCGTGGCCTCCTACGGCGACGTCGGTCAACGGGTCGGTGTCGGTGCACGGCAGGTGGGTCGGGCCATGAGCCTGCTGGACGAGAACGTGCCGTGGTGGCGTGTCGTGTACACGGACGGGACGCCGCCCTCCTGCCACGGCGGGCGGGCACCGGTCCTTCTGCGGGACGAGGGCACGCCGATGCGCGGGGCGCGCGTGGACATGACCCGCGCCCGCCACCACTGGACGCCGTGA
- a CDS encoding Cmx/CmrA family chloramphenicol efflux MFS transporter, producing the protein MPLPLYLLAVAVCAMGTSEFMLAGLVPDIASDLGVTVGTAGTLTSAFATGMVVGAPLVAALARTWPRRSSLLGFILAFAAAHAVGAGTTSFPVLVACRVVAALANAGFLAVALTTAAALVPADKKGRALALLLSGTTVATVAGVPGGSLLGTWLGWRATFWAVAVCCLPAAFGVLKAIPAGRATAAATGGPPLRVELAALKTPRLLLAMLLGALVNAATFASFTFLAPVVTDTAGLGDLWISVALVLFGAGSFAGVTVAGRLSDRRPAQVLAVAGPLLLVGWPALAMLADRPVALLTLVFVQGALSFALGSTLITRVLYEAAGAPTMAGSYATAALNVGAAAGPLVAATTLGHTTGNLGPLWASGLLVAVALLVAFPFRTVITTAAPADATR; encoded by the coding sequence ATGCCTCTTCCGCTGTACCTGCTCGCCGTGGCCGTCTGCGCCATGGGCACCTCGGAGTTCATGCTCGCCGGTCTCGTGCCGGACATCGCCTCGGACCTCGGCGTCACCGTCGGGACCGCGGGCACACTCACCTCGGCCTTCGCGACCGGCATGGTCGTCGGCGCTCCCCTCGTGGCGGCGCTGGCCCGCACCTGGCCCAGGCGTTCCAGCCTCCTCGGATTCATCCTCGCCTTCGCGGCGGCACACGCCGTGGGGGCCGGCACCACGAGCTTCCCCGTCCTGGTGGCCTGCCGGGTCGTGGCCGCGCTCGCGAACGCGGGATTCCTCGCGGTCGCACTGACGACTGCCGCCGCACTGGTCCCTGCCGACAAGAAGGGACGCGCGCTGGCCCTGCTGCTGTCCGGCACGACGGTGGCCACGGTCGCCGGCGTCCCCGGCGGGTCACTCCTCGGCACATGGCTCGGCTGGCGGGCCACGTTCTGGGCCGTAGCCGTCTGCTGCCTGCCCGCGGCGTTCGGCGTGCTGAAGGCAATCCCCGCCGGACGTGCGACGGCAGCGGCGACCGGTGGGCCGCCGCTGCGAGTCGAGCTCGCCGCGCTCAAGACCCCCCGGTTGCTGCTGGCGATGCTGCTGGGCGCGCTGGTGAACGCGGCAACCTTCGCGAGCTTCACCTTCCTGGCCCCCGTCGTGACCGACACCGCAGGGCTGGGCGACCTGTGGATCTCTGTCGCCCTGGTGCTCTTCGGCGCCGGTTCCTTCGCCGGCGTCACCGTCGCCGGACGACTGTCCGACCGACGCCCCGCCCAGGTGCTCGCCGTCGCCGGTCCGCTGCTGCTCGTCGGCTGGCCCGCGCTGGCGATGCTGGCCGACCGGCCGGTCGCCCTGCTGACCCTCGTGTTCGTCCAAGGCGCACTGTCGTTCGCGCTGGGCAGCACGCTGATCACGCGGGTCCTCTACGAGGCGGCGGGAGCACCCACCATGGCCGGTTCGTACGCGACCGCCGCCCTCAACGTGGGCGCCGCGGCCGGACCGCTCGTCGCCGCGACCACTCTCGGCCACACGACCGGCAACCTCGGGCCGCTGTGGGCGAGCGGGCTCCTGGTCGCCGTCGCGCTGCTCGTCGCGTTCCCCTTCCGCACGGTGATCACGACGGCCGCACCCGCCGACGCGACCCGGTGA
- a CDS encoding dihydrofolate reductase family protein, which yields MRKIIVCTFLTLDGVMQAPGGPDEDAESGFEHGGWQKPVDDDEVGTAIAGWYEDSDAMLLGRKTYDIFASYWPTADPDNPFTHRMNSMHKYVASRTLTSLDWQNSTLLEGDTVDAVRRLKASDGGNLNVVGSGDLAQTLMRHGLVDEYRLTIHPVIIGTGKRLFADGAIPTALEPVSVSVTKGGTVVGVYRPSGAPSYDSY from the coding sequence ATGCGCAAGATCATCGTTTGCACGTTCCTGACGCTGGACGGCGTCATGCAGGCGCCGGGCGGCCCGGACGAGGACGCCGAGAGCGGCTTCGAGCACGGCGGCTGGCAGAAGCCGGTGGACGACGACGAGGTCGGCACGGCCATCGCCGGCTGGTACGAGGACTCCGACGCCATGCTCCTCGGCCGCAAGACCTACGACATCTTCGCGTCGTACTGGCCGACCGCCGACCCCGACAACCCGTTCACCCATCGGATGAACAGCATGCACAAGTACGTGGCGTCCCGGACCCTGACGTCCCTCGACTGGCAGAACTCGACCCTGCTGGAGGGCGACACCGTCGACGCCGTACGCAGGCTGAAGGCGTCCGACGGCGGGAACCTCAACGTCGTCGGCAGCGGCGACCTCGCTCAGACCCTCATGCGGCACGGCCTCGTCGACGAGTACCGGCTGACCATCCACCCGGTGATCATCGGGACCGGCAAGCGGCTGTTCGCCGACGGGGCGATTCCCACCGCACTGGAGCCGGTCAGCGTCTCGGTGACGAAGGGCGGCACCGTCGTCGGCGTCTACCGGCCGAGCGGTGCTCCCAGCTACGACAGCTACTAG
- the kcsA gene encoding pH-gated potassium channel KcsA: MPPMLSGLVARLVKLLLGRHGGALHWRAAGAATVLLVIVLLAGSYLAVLAERGAPGAQLITYPRALWWSVETATTVGYGDLYPVTLWGRLVAVVVMVAGITSFGLVTAALATWFVGREQERRGHFVRHSEKAAEEAYTRTTRALHERFDRLERMLDDNRR, translated from the coding sequence ATGCCACCCATGCTGTCCGGTCTCGTGGCCAGATTGGTCAAACTGCTGCTCGGGCGCCACGGCGGTGCGCTGCACTGGAGGGCCGCGGGTGCCGCGACGGTCCTCCTGGTGATCGTCCTCCTCGCGGGCTCGTACTTGGCCGTCCTGGCTGAGCGCGGCGCACCGGGCGCGCAGCTGATCACGTATCCGCGGGCGCTGTGGTGGTCCGTGGAGACCGCGACGACCGTCGGCTACGGCGACCTGTACCCCGTGACTCTGTGGGGCCGGCTCGTGGCCGTGGTGGTGATGGTCGCCGGGATCACCTCCTTCGGTCTGGTGACCGCCGCGCTGGCCACCTGGTTCGTCGGCCGGGAACAAGAGCGCCGGGGCCACTTCGTGCGCCACTCCGAGAAGGCCGCCGAGGAGGCGTACACCCGGACGACCCGGGCGCTGCACGAGCGTTTCGACCGTTTGGAGCGAATGCTCGACGACAACCGCCGGTGA
- a CDS encoding alpha/beta fold hydrolase: protein MEHIRRAATRRALPLAVLLPAAALMAAGPCLASESGGGTTPPGGTSGADRPTVVLVHGYWADASGWDRVVGHLRALGYPVVATANPLRSLSGDADYLAARLKAIEGPVVLVGHSYGGAVITNAAAGNPNVKSLVYIAGFAPDMGESAFQLAAKFPGSRVTDDPNAPVPTALNAVPLGGDATNVDLYLKPEKFSDVFLSDRLDASRVEVLAATQRPATAASGNEPTRAVAWKTIPSWYLVPTDDRTIGTDNLRFMAKRADATTVEVDAPHAVMETNPEDVTALILRAAGDARPSLASTGTSGRTAFLGGAAVLAVAAGAAVVIRARRT, encoded by the coding sequence ATGGAGCACATACGACGCGCCGCCACCCGGCGGGCGCTACCCCTGGCCGTCCTCCTCCCCGCGGCCGCCCTGATGGCCGCAGGCCCCTGTCTGGCGTCCGAGAGCGGAGGCGGTACCACACCCCCCGGTGGAACGTCCGGAGCCGACAGGCCGACGGTCGTACTGGTGCACGGGTACTGGGCGGACGCCTCCGGCTGGGACCGCGTCGTCGGGCACCTGCGGGCTCTGGGCTATCCGGTGGTGGCCACCGCGAATCCGCTGCGCAGCCTCTCCGGCGACGCCGACTACCTCGCCGCGCGGCTCAAGGCCATCGAGGGACCCGTCGTGCTCGTCGGGCACTCCTACGGCGGAGCCGTCATCACCAACGCCGCCGCCGGCAACCCCAACGTCAAGTCCCTCGTCTACATCGCCGGGTTCGCGCCCGACATGGGCGAGTCCGCCTTCCAGCTCGCGGCCAAGTTCCCCGGCAGCCGGGTGACGGACGACCCGAACGCGCCGGTGCCCACCGCGCTGAACGCCGTACCGCTCGGCGGCGACGCCACGAACGTGGACCTGTACCTCAAGCCGGAGAAGTTCAGCGACGTCTTCCTGAGCGACCGGCTCGACGCGAGCCGCGTCGAGGTGCTGGCCGCCACCCAGCGGCCCGCGACCGCCGCGTCCGGCAATGAACCGACGCGGGCCGTCGCGTGGAAGACCATCCCGTCCTGGTACCTCGTCCCCACCGACGACCGCACCATCGGCACCGACAACCTGCGTTTCATGGCGAAGCGGGCCGACGCCACCACCGTCGAGGTCGACGCCCCGCATGCCGTCATGGAGACCAACCCGGAGGACGTCACCGCACTGATCCTGCGGGCCGCGGGCGACGCGCGGCCGAGCCTCGCCAGTACCGGCACGAGCGGACGGACCGCGTTCCTCGGCGGCGCGGCGGTGCTCGCCGTCGCGGCGGGCGCGGCCGTCGTGATCCGCGCCCGCCGCACCTGA
- a CDS encoding FAD-dependent oxidoreductase: MHTPVTIIGAGLGGLTLARVLHVHAIPVTVYEADSSPSARAQGGLLDIHDYNGQLAVEAAGLTDEFRAIVLEGRQALRVLDPDGTVRLDRADDGTGGRPEVQRGDLRQILLDSLPVGTVRWGHKVSRARPLGDGRHEVTFADGGTVVTRLLVGADGAWSRVRPLLSSATPEYVGKSVVETYLFDAGTRHPVAAKTVGGGMLIAPAPGKEIFAHREKDDTLHAYVGLSRPLDWFTGIDFTDGAAATARIAREFDGWATELTALITDTDVAPALRALHALPTGHRWERVPGVTLLGDAAHLAAPNGEGANLAMLDGAELGTALAAHPGDVEAALAEYERAMFPRSAEAAGDDMIGMDSPDNTAQGLIDLITENGG; encoded by the coding sequence ATGCACACCCCTGTCACGATCATCGGCGCCGGGCTCGGCGGACTCACACTGGCCCGCGTCCTGCACGTCCACGCGATCCCGGTCACCGTCTACGAGGCCGACTCGTCACCTTCGGCACGCGCCCAGGGCGGACTGCTGGACATCCACGACTACAACGGGCAGCTCGCGGTCGAGGCGGCCGGGCTGACGGACGAGTTCCGGGCCATTGTTCTGGAGGGCCGCCAGGCACTGCGGGTCCTCGACCCGGACGGCACCGTCCGGCTCGACCGGGCCGACGACGGGACCGGTGGACGCCCGGAGGTGCAGCGCGGCGACCTGCGGCAGATTCTGCTCGACTCGCTCCCGGTCGGCACCGTGCGGTGGGGTCACAAGGTCAGCCGTGCCCGTCCGCTCGGCGACGGCCGCCACGAGGTGACGTTCGCCGACGGCGGCACGGTCGTCACCCGCCTGCTGGTCGGGGCGGACGGGGCGTGGTCACGTGTCCGGCCGCTGCTGTCCTCCGCCACACCCGAGTACGTCGGCAAGTCGGTGGTCGAGACCTACCTGTTCGACGCCGGCACACGCCACCCGGTGGCCGCCAAGACGGTCGGTGGCGGGATGCTGATCGCTCCCGCGCCGGGCAAGGAGATCTTCGCGCACCGGGAGAAGGACGACACCCTGCACGCCTACGTGGGGCTGTCCCGGCCGCTGGACTGGTTCACCGGGATCGACTTCACCGACGGCGCCGCGGCAACCGCACGCATCGCCCGGGAATTCGACGGCTGGGCGACGGAGCTCACCGCGCTGATCACCGACACCGATGTCGCGCCGGCCCTGCGCGCCCTCCACGCTCTGCCGACCGGACACCGGTGGGAGCGGGTGCCGGGGGTGACCCTGCTGGGCGACGCGGCCCACCTCGCCGCGCCCAACGGGGAGGGCGCCAACCTCGCGATGCTCGACGGGGCGGAACTGGGTACGGCCCTCGCCGCTCATCCGGGCGACGTCGAGGCGGCGCTGGCCGAGTACGAGCGGGCCATGTTCCCCCGCAGCGCCGAGGCGGCCGGCGACGACATGATCGGCATGGACTCCCCCGACAACACGGCTCAGGGCCTGATCGATCTGATCACCGAGAACGGCGGGTGA
- a CDS encoding lysyl oxidase family protein — protein MTRTRTTRLRRPLLTGITAVAAMAVTAGLVAATAEPAKAATGPKLSLIAATTSLTLTSWKEDPGVYLDLGTYLTAEGRPLELKVTRKSYKDPVTVTQTVYEGGKAKAKTLPKGTVKDFSGLPGFAEITVTDKAGKKVLNRTEDFCPNNASGRVRPDAPATSKYPESCPTNPFTLGSVWGVEQGWAANTYAGSYTEPVALAAGTYTAKVGVAKKYRDLFGIANKPATVKVTVVERSYEDDQGAAGSAASRSATAGEHAGHEAAHQAPAAHAGHGPGHAPIPAQAAAPVTSGAGASYNVGHGPLRAAPPALPWALKKQQAARSAPVGDKGGQTDGSRKAPALQPLAERPAGKASVPDVPKPDLRSLPAYGIVVTDGEEDIPGKDYLAFSANVWNAGPAQLVVDGFRSPGKAKMDAYQYFYDAKGKQVGYAPTGTMEWDPRPGHVHWHFTDFASYRLLKADKKEAVRSGKEAFCLANTDAIDYTVKNANWHPFNTDLSTACGEENSISVREVLDVGSGDTYSQDLPGQSFDITDVPNGTYYIQVLANPEKRLKETNLDNNSALRKIVLGGKPDARTVTVPAHDLVNAN, from the coding sequence ATGACCAGAACGCGCACCACCCGGCTGCGGCGTCCACTGCTCACAGGCATCACGGCGGTCGCCGCCATGGCCGTGACCGCCGGACTCGTGGCCGCCACCGCGGAGCCGGCGAAGGCGGCGACAGGGCCCAAGCTGAGCCTCATCGCCGCGACCACCTCACTCACGCTCACCTCCTGGAAGGAGGACCCGGGCGTCTACCTCGACCTCGGCACCTACCTCACCGCCGAGGGCAGGCCGCTGGAGCTGAAGGTGACCCGGAAGTCCTACAAGGACCCGGTGACCGTCACCCAGACCGTGTACGAGGGCGGCAAGGCCAAGGCCAAGACGCTGCCCAAGGGCACGGTGAAGGACTTCTCCGGACTGCCCGGCTTCGCGGAGATCACGGTCACCGACAAGGCGGGCAAGAAGGTCCTCAACCGGACCGAGGACTTCTGCCCGAACAACGCCAGCGGCCGGGTCCGCCCCGACGCCCCCGCCACCTCCAAGTATCCGGAGAGCTGCCCCACCAACCCCTTCACCCTCGGTTCGGTGTGGGGCGTCGAGCAGGGCTGGGCGGCCAACACCTACGCGGGTTCCTACACCGAGCCGGTCGCACTGGCGGCCGGGACCTACACCGCCAAGGTCGGGGTCGCCAAGAAGTACCGAGACCTGTTCGGCATCGCGAACAAGCCGGCCACCGTCAAGGTGACCGTCGTGGAACGGAGTTACGAGGACGACCAGGGTGCCGCCGGGTCGGCCGCGTCCCGGTCCGCGACGGCGGGCGAGCACGCCGGCCACGAGGCCGCCCACCAGGCTCCGGCCGCACACGCGGGCCACGGGCCGGGGCACGCGCCGATACCCGCGCAGGCCGCCGCGCCGGTCACGAGCGGTGCGGGTGCCTCGTACAACGTGGGCCACGGGCCCCTCAGGGCCGCGCCGCCCGCCCTGCCGTGGGCGCTGAAGAAGCAGCAGGCCGCGCGCTCCGCGCCGGTCGGCGACAAGGGAGGCCAGACCGACGGCTCGCGCAAGGCCCCGGCGCTCCAGCCGCTGGCGGAGCGACCCGCCGGCAAGGCCTCCGTCCCGGACGTTCCCAAGCCCGACCTGCGCTCGCTGCCGGCCTACGGCATCGTCGTCACCGACGGGGAGGAGGACATCCCCGGCAAGGACTACCTGGCCTTCAGCGCCAACGTGTGGAACGCCGGTCCTGCCCAGCTGGTGGTGGACGGCTTCCGGTCGCCCGGCAAGGCCAAGATGGACGCCTACCAGTACTTCTACGACGCCAAGGGCAAGCAGGTCGGCTACGCCCCGACCGGCACCATGGAATGGGACCCGCGTCCGGGGCACGTGCACTGGCACTTCACCGACTTCGCCAGCTACCGGCTGCTGAAGGCGGACAAGAAGGAGGCCGTGCGCAGCGGCAAGGAGGCCTTCTGCCTGGCCAACACCGACGCGATCGACTACACGGTGAAGAACGCCAACTGGCACCCGTTCAACACCGATCTCTCCACCGCCTGCGGTGAGGAGAACTCCATCTCCGTCCGCGAGGTGCTCGACGTCGGCTCCGGCGACACGTACTCCCAGGACCTGCCGGGCCAGTCCTTCGACATCACGGACGTGCCCAACGGCACGTACTACATCCAGGTGCTGGCCAACCCCGAGAAGCGGCTCAAGGAGACCAACCTCGACAACAACAGCGCGCTGCGGAAGATCGTGCTCGGCGGCAAGCCGGACGCCCGGACCGTGACCGTACCGGCACACGACCTGGTGAACGCGAACTGA